The following are from one region of the Hyphomicrobium album genome:
- a CDS encoding NAD(P)H-dependent flavin oxidoreductase, whose translation MALTTRLTRALGIAYPIISAPMAFAAGGRLAAAVSGAGALGLIGGGYGDKDWLEAEFRNAGNAAVGCGFITWSLKKQPQLLDAALAHKPRAIFLSFGDPETFARQVKDSGARLICQVQTRRDAERAIGCGADIVVAQGSEAGGHGEIRATMTLVPEVADLIAAKSPETLLCAAGGIADGRGLAAALMLGADGVLVGSRLWASHEANVSPRMHDAALAATGDDTVRSQVMDLARKLDWPHRYTARVLRNAFIERWHGREAELVAVADEEAAKYRQAWAEGDPEGSNTFIGEAAGLIHGIEPASVIIDRMVREAADRITGGARELVS comes from the coding sequence ATGGCTCTCACGACCCGCCTGACGCGCGCCCTCGGCATCGCGTATCCGATCATCTCCGCGCCGATGGCGTTCGCGGCGGGAGGCCGTCTCGCCGCCGCCGTCTCCGGGGCCGGCGCCCTAGGACTGATCGGCGGGGGCTACGGCGACAAGGATTGGCTCGAGGCGGAGTTCCGCAACGCCGGCAACGCAGCTGTCGGATGCGGGTTCATCACCTGGTCGCTGAAAAAACAGCCGCAGTTGCTCGATGCCGCCTTGGCCCACAAGCCGCGCGCCATCTTCCTCTCGTTCGGCGATCCCGAAACGTTCGCGCGGCAGGTCAAGGATAGCGGGGCCAGGCTCATCTGCCAGGTGCAGACGCGGCGCGACGCGGAGCGCGCCATCGGCTGCGGCGCCGACATCGTCGTGGCGCAGGGCTCGGAAGCGGGCGGCCACGGTGAGATCCGCGCGACCATGACGCTGGTGCCGGAAGTCGCCGACCTCATCGCCGCGAAGTCGCCTGAGACGTTGCTTTGCGCCGCGGGGGGGATCGCCGACGGGCGTGGCCTCGCCGCTGCTCTGATGCTCGGCGCCGACGGCGTGCTCGTCGGGTCGCGTCTGTGGGCCTCACACGAGGCCAATGTCAGCCCGCGCATGCACGACGCGGCGCTGGCGGCGACCGGCGACGACACGGTTCGCTCGCAGGTGATGGACCTCGCGCGCAAGCTCGACTGGCCGCATCGCTATACCGCGCGGGTGCTGCGCAATGCGTTCATCGAACGCTGGCACGGGCGCGAGGCGGAGCTTGTGGCCGTGGCCGACGAAGAGGCCGCGAAGTACCGCCAAGCGTGGGCCGAGGGCGATCCCGAGGGCAGCAACACCTTCATCGGCGAGGCCGCCGGCCTGATCCATGGCATCGAGCCAGCCAGCGTCATCATCGATCGCATGGTGCGCGAGGCGGCCGACCGCATCACCGGTGGCGCCCGCGAGCTGGTCTCCTGA
- a CDS encoding group III truncated hemoglobin, which translates to MHTLHPNSPGLAAGVTEDMIRDLVHAFYATVRRDPLLGPIFNAKVENWDEHLATLCRFWSSVTLLTGAYKGRPMVVHAALPDLDATHFARWLALFKETAEEICPPEAAELFVDRSQRIAESLKLGIDVQRGRGIPLAPAL; encoded by the coding sequence ATGCACACTCTTCATCCGAACTCGCCCGGTCTTGCGGCCGGCGTCACCGAAGACATGATCCGCGACCTGGTGCACGCGTTCTACGCTACGGTGCGGCGCGATCCGCTGCTCGGGCCGATTTTCAATGCCAAGGTCGAAAACTGGGACGAACACCTCGCGACACTCTGCCGTTTCTGGTCGTCCGTGACGCTGCTGACCGGTGCCTACAAGGGCCGGCCCATGGTCGTGCATGCGGCGCTTCCCGATCTCGACGCGACACACTTCGCGCGCTGGCTCGCTCTCTTCAAAGAGACGGCGGAGGAAATCTGCCCGCCGGAAGCCGCCGAGCTCTTCGTCGATCGCTCGCAACGCATTGCGGAGTCGTTGAAGCTCGGCATCGACGTACAGCGCGGCCGCGGCATTCCCCTCGCTCCGGCCCTCTGA
- a CDS encoding magnesium transporter CorA family protein, giving the protein MANDASPVPAGAHDAQARTVRHFRQIVLWPIQLISGKANGKRDSADALFERLGGGNWELVDDEFGVEADAFQERHYREFVSFLPHVQRFLYGDAPGSLRRLGKGDAPLRVYRRTDIAAVRMVLAPGGEPVTCRVAHVDLHFFHDVDAVILAFEFYASDLPLSVVHEIMYRFGRAYPPGWTETGEPLHCPAHVEWLDKDDRVLATSDYQKRERYLSFVGHQRTPCFAAHWEFLLMPLVAENSGSKGPLSFRQIEYYRMPVMTYLTLDRMWDMQRTDYMRLAFATGASPNGDAPFAERFLHDFEARNCYDRYYHEGSEAAAVGTRFLLSGHAFTVVADGVSPRLEDNERGLLGQFRHQYFLLFLISHFHKAALLMLSDRLVAAIKLLEMRSAQSAASFRRETYRLQEAFMRFTQRYWFTEVSDQAQTRDLFRMQRAHLGNDDLYKELRNEIFDMVQYLDSDVLRRQSGSFHRLTAVTIIGLIGTTATGFLGMNLIDETGAPLLVKLGYFCIVAAAVTALTVGVVAFSRSLTALLDRMSGERP; this is encoded by the coding sequence ATGGCCAACGATGCAAGTCCGGTGCCCGCGGGTGCGCACGACGCGCAGGCGCGGACCGTTCGCCATTTCCGCCAGATCGTTCTTTGGCCCATTCAGCTCATCTCCGGCAAGGCGAACGGAAAGCGGGACAGCGCCGACGCTTTGTTCGAGCGCCTCGGCGGCGGCAATTGGGAACTCGTCGACGACGAGTTTGGGGTCGAGGCCGATGCCTTCCAGGAACGTCACTATCGCGAATTCGTGAGCTTCCTGCCGCACGTGCAACGGTTCCTCTACGGCGATGCCCCGGGCTCTCTGCGCCGCCTGGGTAAGGGCGACGCCCCGTTGCGCGTCTACCGGCGCACCGACATCGCCGCCGTGCGCATGGTCCTGGCGCCGGGCGGCGAGCCCGTCACCTGCCGCGTGGCGCACGTGGACTTGCACTTCTTTCATGACGTCGACGCGGTCATCCTCGCGTTCGAGTTCTACGCGTCCGATCTGCCGCTCAGCGTCGTGCACGAGATCATGTATCGCTTCGGCCGTGCCTATCCGCCGGGGTGGACGGAGACGGGCGAGCCCCTGCACTGCCCGGCGCACGTCGAGTGGCTCGACAAAGACGATCGCGTGCTCGCCACCTCCGACTACCAGAAGCGCGAACGCTACCTGTCCTTCGTCGGTCACCAGCGGACGCCCTGCTTTGCGGCGCATTGGGAGTTTCTGCTGATGCCGCTGGTGGCGGAGAACTCCGGCAGCAAGGGGCCGCTGAGCTTCCGGCAGATCGAGTACTACCGCATGCCGGTGATGACTTACCTGACGCTCGACCGCATGTGGGACATGCAGCGGACCGACTACATGCGGCTCGCCTTCGCCACCGGCGCCAGTCCCAACGGCGATGCGCCGTTCGCCGAGCGCTTCCTGCACGATTTCGAGGCCCGCAACTGCTACGACCGCTACTATCACGAGGGTTCGGAGGCCGCGGCGGTCGGCACGCGCTTCCTGCTGTCGGGGCACGCATTCACCGTCGTCGCCGATGGCGTCTCCCCGCGGCTGGAGGACAACGAGCGCGGGCTGTTGGGACAGTTCCGCCACCAGTATTTCCTGCTGTTCTTGATCAGCCACTTTCACAAGGCAGCGCTGCTTATGCTGTCGGACCGGCTGGTGGCCGCGATCAAGCTGCTCGAGATGCGCAGCGCGCAGTCGGCCGCTTCCTTCCGCCGCGAAACCTATCGACTGCAAGAAGCGTTCATGCGGTTCACCCAGCGCTACTGGTTCACAGAAGTGTCGGACCAGGCGCAGACTCGCGATCTTTTCCGGATGCAGCGAGCCCACCTCGGCAACGACGACCTGTACAAAGAGCTGCGCAACGAAATCTTCGACATGGTGCAGTACCTCGACAGCGACGTGCTGCGCCGGCAGAGCGGATCCTTCCATCGCCTAACGGCCGTAACGATCATTGGTCTCATCGGCACCACCGCGACCGGGTTCCTCGGCATGAACCTCATTGACGAGACGGGGGCACCCCTCCTCGTCAAGCTCGGCTACTTCTGCATCGTGGCCGCCGCGGTGACGGCGCTCACGGTGGGCGTGGTCGCGTTCTCGAGATCGTTGACTGCCCTGCTCGACCGCATGTCGGGCGAGCGCCCATGA
- the ppk2 gene encoding polyphosphate kinase 2, whose amino-acid sequence MTGDQRAKDLDHRIRADLVDSFDEELEMEIDDERLGMLLDGTSDRPDADGMDRKLYFKELFRLQGELVKLQDWVVAQKLKVVVIFEGRDAAGKGGVIKRITQRLNPRVCRVAALPAPSERECTQWYFQRYVSQLPAGGEVVLFDRSWYNRAGVERVMGFCTADECEEFLRTVPEFERMLVRSGIILIKYWFSITDEEQHFRFNMRIHDPLKQWKLSPMDLQSRVRWEAYTQAKEAMLQRTNIPEAPWWVVEAVDKKKARLNCIHHLLGQIPYHEVTRTPVVLPARTHHPDYQRQPVPRDMYVPAVY is encoded by the coding sequence GTGACCGGCGACCAACGTGCAAAAGATCTCGACCACCGCATCCGTGCCGATCTCGTCGACAGCTTCGACGAGGAGCTCGAGATGGAGATCGACGACGAGCGCCTCGGCATGCTCCTCGACGGGACGTCGGATCGCCCCGACGCGGACGGCATGGACCGCAAGCTCTACTTCAAGGAGCTGTTCCGGCTGCAGGGGGAGCTGGTCAAACTGCAGGATTGGGTCGTCGCCCAGAAACTCAAAGTCGTGGTCATCTTCGAGGGTCGCGACGCCGCGGGCAAAGGTGGCGTCATCAAGCGCATTACCCAGCGCCTCAATCCGCGCGTCTGCCGCGTGGCCGCGCTACCCGCACCCAGCGAGCGCGAGTGCACGCAATGGTACTTCCAGCGCTACGTCAGCCAACTTCCCGCTGGCGGCGAGGTCGTGCTCTTCGACCGCTCCTGGTACAACCGCGCCGGCGTCGAGCGCGTCATGGGCTTCTGCACCGCGGACGAATGCGAGGAGTTCCTACGCACCGTGCCGGAGTTCGAGCGCATGCTGGTGCGCTCGGGCATCATCCTCATCAAGTACTGGTTCTCCATTACCGACGAGGAGCAGCACTTCCGCTTCAACATGCGCATCCACGACCCGCTGAAGCAGTGGAAGCTCTCACCCATGGACCTCCAGTCGCGCGTTCGCTGGGAGGCCTACACGCAGGCGAAGGAGGCCATGCTGCAGCGGACGAACATTCCCGAGGCGCCGTGGTGGGTGGTCGAGGCGGTCGATAAGAAGAAGGCGCGGCTCAACTGCATCCACCACCTGCTCGGGCAGATCCCCTATCACGAGGTGACGCGCACGCCCGTGGTGCTGCCGGCGCGCACGCATCATCCCGACTATCAGCGTCAGCCGGTGCCGCGCGATATGTACGTGCCGGCTGTCTATTGA
- a CDS encoding GcrA family cell cycle regulator — MSLFRAPPTPIQEDDVVVKAAQPKTMTTLLPNDCRWPIGDPLHADFHFCGLAKQDGGPYCADHMRQARTSSRPRTPTYISGARV; from the coding sequence ATGAGCCTATTCAGAGCGCCGCCGACGCCAATTCAAGAAGATGACGTTGTCGTCAAGGCAGCTCAGCCGAAGACGATGACGACCCTGTTGCCGAACGACTGCCGCTGGCCGATCGGCGATCCTCTGCATGCCGACTTCCATTTTTGTGGATTGGCGAAGCAGGACGGGGGACCGTATTGCGCCGATCATATGCGCCAGGCACGGACGTCTAGCCGTCCGCGAACTCCGACCTACATTAGTGGAGCCCGTGTCTGA
- a CDS encoding sensor histidine kinase, which produces MSTDPTAQPTNVLVVEDEMVLRMRAVDIVEDAGFTAVEAVNADQALSILESRSDISLLFSDIQMPGSMDGLKLAHAVHDRWPNIKIILVSGQIKVADADKPRDSRFFRKPLEVKQMIAELQEMVGVGSLKIVPDAVIPLAIVALDRPTQSYSPHPTSQDDLTAENDSLRLLLEQAVIDAKTLLAQAGIDAKVREAADKLQKLILEELHHRIKNTLATVSAIASQSLRTATSIEHGQRAIEGRLIALGRAHDLLMQASWANASLLETVRGATEPYDSKGAGRFSITGSDIAITSGAVIALAMTFNELCTNTTKFGALSVASGRVEIAWTIDEQAQRLRLTWAEKDGPTVAAPTRRSFGTRMIRSLGHQLSGEVQLSYEPTGFVYTLDVPLGSLTMKA; this is translated from the coding sequence ATGTCAACCGATCCAACCGCGCAACCGACGAATGTGCTTGTTGTTGAAGATGAAATGGTGCTGCGCATGCGCGCCGTTGACATCGTAGAGGACGCCGGGTTTACGGCAGTCGAAGCTGTGAATGCTGACCAAGCGCTATCCATTCTCGAATCGCGATCCGATATCTCGTTACTCTTTTCCGACATCCAGATGCCCGGCAGCATGGACGGATTGAAACTTGCCCACGCGGTGCACGACCGTTGGCCAAACATCAAGATCATCCTGGTGTCCGGCCAAATCAAAGTAGCCGATGCCGACAAGCCCAGAGACAGCCGCTTCTTCCGCAAGCCGCTGGAAGTGAAGCAGATGATCGCCGAACTGCAAGAAATGGTCGGCGTCGGATCGTTGAAAATCGTCCCGGATGCCGTAATTCCGCTCGCGATTGTGGCGCTAGACCGTCCGACGCAAAGCTACTCGCCCCACCCCACCTCGCAAGACGATCTGACCGCTGAGAATGATAGCCTTCGCCTGCTGCTGGAGCAGGCCGTGATCGATGCAAAGACCCTGCTTGCCCAGGCGGGCATTGACGCAAAAGTGCGCGAAGCCGCGGACAAGTTACAGAAACTTATTCTCGAAGAACTGCATCACCGCATCAAGAATACGCTCGCGACCGTGAGCGCCATCGCCTCCCAAAGCCTGCGTACCGCCACTAGTATTGAGCATGGTCAGCGGGCGATCGAGGGGCGCCTGATTGCGCTCGGGCGGGCGCACGACCTGCTGATGCAGGCCAGTTGGGCAAACGCCAGTCTTCTGGAAACCGTTCGCGGTGCCACCGAACCCTATGACAGCAAGGGTGCGGGGCGGTTTTCGATCACTGGTTCCGATATCGCCATCACCTCAGGCGCCGTCATCGCGCTCGCCATGACCTTCAACGAACTCTGCACCAACACAACGAAGTTCGGCGCGTTGTCTGTAGCATCGGGTCGCGTGGAAATCGCCTGGACTATTGACGAGCAGGCGCAGAGGTTGCGCCTGACGTGGGCGGAAAAAGACGGTCCGACAGTCGCAGCACCGACCCGGCGAAGCTTCGGCACCCGCATGATACGTTCACTTGGACACCAGCTCAGCGGTGAGGTTCAACTCAGTTATGAACCGACAGGGTTCGTCTATACTCTCGACGTGCCGCTTGGTTCATTGACTATGAAGGCGTGA
- a CDS encoding SEL1-like repeat protein: MARLELSSHGIEESTDYGSTPDALFQLGLRYCVGRDVDIDLVEAHKWFNLAAMRGNDDAKQYRSEISREMSKIQISRAQRLAREWITKH, translated from the coding sequence ATGGCAAGACTGGAACTGTCATCGCACGGAATTGAAGAGAGCACCGATTACGGCTCAACGCCGGATGCTCTTTTCCAACTCGGCCTTAGGTATTGCGTAGGCCGGGATGTGGATATCGATCTCGTCGAGGCGCACAAGTGGTTCAACCTCGCGGCGATGCGCGGCAACGACGATGCCAAGCAGTACCGCTCGGAAATCTCGCGCGAGATGTCGAAGATACAAATCTCGCGGGCACAGCGCCTGGCTCGCGAGTGGATCACCAAGCACTGA
- a CDS encoding quinone oxidoreductase family protein — protein sequence MAHAIRIHANGGPEVMRWEEITVGEPGTGEVRLRQTAVGLNYIDVYHRSGLYKLPAFPAVIGMEGAGTVEAVGPGVTDVTVGDRVAYAGVLGGYAQERLIAADRLVKLPDAIDDVAAASMMLQGMTARYLLRETYRVTPETVLLYHAAAGGVGLIVCQWAKALGATMIGTVGSDDKAKLAKDAGCTHVINYRTEDYVARVRELTGGAGCDVVYDGVGKDTFPSSLDCLKPKGMWVSFGNASGPVPPFDMQILSAKGSLFATRPTIMTYTARREDLVANARELFEMVAKGAIKIEPSRTYPLREAAQAHNDLEARKTTGSIVLIP from the coding sequence ATGGCACATGCAATCCGCATTCACGCCAACGGCGGCCCGGAAGTCATGCGCTGGGAAGAGATTACGGTCGGCGAGCCCGGGACCGGCGAGGTGCGCCTGCGCCAAACCGCCGTTGGGCTCAACTACATCGACGTCTACCACCGCAGCGGCCTCTATAAGCTGCCCGCTTTTCCGGCAGTGATCGGCATGGAGGGCGCCGGAACGGTCGAGGCTGTCGGCCCCGGGGTGACCGACGTCACCGTGGGCGACCGCGTGGCCTACGCCGGCGTGCTCGGGGGCTATGCACAGGAGCGTCTTATCGCCGCCGACCGCCTGGTGAAACTGCCCGACGCCATCGACGACGTCGCCGCGGCGTCGATGATGCTGCAGGGCATGACGGCGCGCTATCTCCTGCGCGAGACGTATCGGGTGACGCCCGAGACCGTGCTGCTGTACCACGCCGCCGCGGGGGGCGTTGGCCTCATCGTCTGCCAGTGGGCAAAGGCGCTGGGCGCCACGATGATCGGGACCGTCGGCTCCGACGACAAGGCGAAGCTCGCCAAGGACGCCGGCTGCACCCACGTCATCAACTACCGCACGGAGGACTATGTGGCGCGCGTGCGCGAGCTCACCGGCGGCGCCGGCTGCGATGTGGTCTACGACGGCGTCGGTAAGGATACGTTTCCCTCATCGCTCGATTGCCTGAAGCCGAAGGGCATGTGGGTCAGCTTCGGGAACGCATCGGGGCCGGTGCCCCCGTTCGACATGCAGATCCTCTCGGCCAAAGGCTCGCTCTTCGCGACGCGCCCGACGATCATGACGTACACGGCGCGGCGCGAGGATCTCGTCGCCAATGCGCGCGAACTCTTCGAGATGGTCGCGAAGGGCGCGATCAAAATTGAGCCCAGCCGCACCTATCCGTTGCGTGAGGCCGCGCAGGCGCACAACGATCTGGAGGCGCGCAAGACGACCGGCTCGATCGTCCTCATTCCTTAA
- a CDS encoding DedA family protein — MTESLVDTILSIVRERESWAIPIAFLVAFGESLCFLSIVWPGWAILSGLAFLLAASGVGWPIIILVIIAAGLGGVVGYSISYWVGHYFKDSIGNIWPFSRHPNLIPKGEEFFDEHGLWSVFLGHFIGPVRAVIPVIAGMFSMPQIPFQIANVSSAFIWAVWVVLGPVLFVTFQEPIFAFMREHEWVVALVMFGLAFANAIAIPLLFVPVLLLFAFVGGVHLYAGGSFWIIFVAGALGAFCGDLYFFREGQRSKLSFTNAWFIGDKGRAIPAARQLVRDGGAISVITSKFLGLRRAVLPIAAGAEGMSMAPFAVASAISAALWSAAFLVPGLLVCAFMAR, encoded by the coding sequence ATGACCGAGAGCCTCGTCGACACAATCCTCTCTATCGTCCGGGAGCGAGAAAGCTGGGCGATACCAATCGCCTTCCTCGTGGCGTTCGGCGAGTCGCTCTGCTTCCTCTCCATCGTCTGGCCCGGCTGGGCCATCCTCTCCGGCCTCGCCTTCCTGCTGGCGGCGAGCGGCGTCGGCTGGCCGATCATCATTCTCGTCATCATTGCCGCGGGGCTCGGTGGTGTCGTCGGCTACTCGATCTCGTACTGGGTCGGCCACTACTTCAAGGACAGCATTGGCAACATCTGGCCGTTCAGCCGCCACCCTAACCTCATCCCCAAGGGCGAGGAGTTCTTCGACGAGCATGGCCTGTGGAGCGTGTTCCTCGGCCACTTCATCGGCCCGGTGCGCGCTGTGATCCCCGTCATCGCCGGCATGTTCTCCATGCCGCAGATTCCGTTTCAGATCGCCAACGTGTCGAGCGCCTTCATCTGGGCGGTGTGGGTGGTGCTCGGACCGGTGCTGTTCGTCACCTTCCAGGAGCCAATCTTCGCCTTCATGCGCGAGCACGAATGGGTCGTGGCGCTCGTCATGTTCGGGTTGGCCTTCGCCAATGCCATCGCCATTCCGCTTCTCTTCGTTCCGGTCCTGCTTCTGTTCGCCTTCGTCGGCGGCGTCCACCTCTACGCCGGCGGCAGCTTCTGGATCATTTTTGTCGCCGGTGCCCTGGGCGCGTTCTGCGGCGATCTCTACTTCTTCCGCGAGGGACAGCGCTCGAAGCTCAGCTTCACCAATGCCTGGTTCATCGGCGACAAGGGCCGCGCCATACCGGCGGCACGCCAGCTCGTTCGCGATGGCGGGGCGATCAGCGTGATTACGAGCAAGTTCCTCGGCTTGCGCCGGGCGGTGCTCCCTATCGCTGCTGGAGCCGAGGGCATGTCCATGGCCCCGTTTGCCGTCGCCAGTGCCATCTCCGCGGCGCTGTGGTCGGCGGCGTTCCTGGTCCCGGGGCTGCTCGTGTGCGCTTTCATGGCGCGCTAA
- a CDS encoding class I SAM-dependent methyltransferase: MAHPTASAAQHMDAIYRYQRYVYDATRKFYLLGRDRLIGDLAPGPGDRVLEVACGTGRNLIAAARRYPQGRFFGFDISAAMLETAGSSIARARLGDRIRIAAGDATDFSGERLFGTAAFDRICISYALSMIPPWKGALQQALGALAPGGRLLIVDFGGQERLPRWFKRLLRAWLAQFSVEPRDALTAELDRIAAMPGYSVRCTPLYRGYAVYAVVTKQPTA, encoded by the coding sequence GTGGCGCATCCGACAGCATCCGCCGCCCAGCACATGGACGCGATCTACCGCTACCAGCGGTACGTCTACGACGCGACGCGCAAGTTCTATCTGCTCGGGCGCGACCGGCTGATCGGGGATCTGGCCCCCGGCCCTGGGGATAGGGTGCTCGAGGTGGCGTGTGGCACGGGCCGCAACCTCATCGCCGCCGCGCGGCGCTATCCGCAGGGGCGCTTCTTCGGCTTCGACATCTCGGCCGCGATGCTCGAGACCGCCGGCAGCTCCATCGCTCGGGCACGCCTCGGCGATCGCATCCGCATCGCCGCCGGCGACGCCACCGACTTCTCCGGCGAGCGCCTTTTCGGAACAGCCGCCTTCGACCGCATCTGCATCTCCTATGCGCTGTCGATGATTCCGCCGTGGAAGGGTGCTCTGCAACAGGCTCTGGGTGCATTGGCCCCCGGCGGCCGGCTGTTGATCGTCGACTTCGGCGGGCAGGAGCGGCTGCCGCGCTGGTTCAAGCGGCTGCTCCGCGCTTGGCTCGCACAGTTTTCCGTCGAGCCGCGCGACGCGCTTACGGCCGAGCTCGATCGCATCGCCGCCATGCCCGGTTACAGCGTGCGTTGTACGCCGCTCTATCGCGGCTATGCCGTCTATGCGGTGGTGACGAAGCAGCCCACCGCCTGA
- a CDS encoding DUF3419 family protein, with protein MASTRDAIAAEEAPLRRERNRRLRQAVHRHKATTRQGLQERLFTLAFSGLVYPQIWEDPVVDLEALDVKEGEHLIAIASGGCNVLSYLAAAPITVTAVDLNPAHVALNKLKLAALTHLPDHDTFRTFFADANKRENVDTYHTYLGPKLDAKTRKYWESRDRLGRRRIGYFSSNLYRHGLLGNFITAGHWLARVHGADPRRVLTARTRGEQRRIFDSELAPLFAKRHIRWLLDKPSALFGLGIPPSQFAALKGSEASMADVLRARLERLACDFDLRDNYFAWQAFGRRYATNTRAPLPPYLKRESFDKLRKRATDMTVVHASLTEHLASKPARSLDAYVLLDAQDWMTDEQLSALWNEIVRTAKLGARVIFRTAGEETILPGRVPEAVLSRFSYDRDRCRALTAKDRSSIYGGFHLYTFVA; from the coding sequence ATGGCTTCAACCCGCGACGCCATTGCCGCCGAGGAAGCCCCTCTGCGGCGGGAACGTAACCGGCGCCTGCGCCAGGCCGTGCATCGCCACAAGGCCACGACGCGCCAGGGCCTGCAGGAGCGGTTGTTCACCCTCGCCTTCAGCGGTCTCGTCTATCCGCAAATCTGGGAAGATCCGGTCGTCGATCTCGAAGCCCTCGACGTCAAGGAAGGCGAGCACCTGATCGCCATCGCGTCCGGCGGCTGCAATGTCCTGAGCTATCTCGCGGCGGCCCCCATCACCGTCACCGCCGTCGACCTCAATCCCGCGCACGTCGCGCTCAACAAGCTGAAGCTCGCGGCGCTCACGCATCTGCCGGACCACGACACCTTCCGCACCTTCTTCGCCGACGCCAACAAGCGCGAGAACGTCGACACTTACCACACTTACCTCGGTCCGAAACTCGACGCGAAGACGCGCAAGTACTGGGAATCGCGCGACCGCCTCGGCCGCCGCCGCATCGGCTACTTCAGCTCCAACCTCTATCGCCACGGCCTGCTCGGCAATTTCATCACCGCCGGCCATTGGCTGGCGCGCGTGCATGGTGCCGATCCGCGCCGCGTGCTCACCGCCCGCACGCGCGGCGAGCAGCGCCGGATCTTCGATAGCGAGCTCGCCCCCCTGTTCGCCAAGCGGCACATCCGCTGGCTGCTCGACAAGCCTTCGGCGCTGTTCGGCTTGGGAATCCCGCCGTCGCAGTTCGCGGCGCTGAAGGGCAGCGAAGCCAGCATGGCAGACGTGCTGCGCGCCCGCCTGGAGCGTCTCGCGTGCGACTTCGACCTCAGGGACAACTACTTCGCCTGGCAGGCGTTCGGCCGCCGCTATGCCACCAACACCCGCGCACCCCTGCCGCCTTACCTGAAGCGGGAGAGCTTCGACAAACTGCGCAAGCGCGCGACCGACATGACGGTGGTGCACGCGTCGCTGACCGAGCACTTGGCGTCGAAGCCGGCACGTTCGCTCGATGCCTATGTCCTGCTCGACGCGCAGGATTGGATGACGGACGAGCAGCTCAGCGCCCTGTGGAACGAGATCGTGCGCACGGCAAAGCTCGGTGCGCGCGTTATCTTCCGCACCGCTGGCGAGGAGACGATCCTTCCCGGCCGCGTACCCGAAGCGGTGCTGTCGCGCTTTTCTTATGATCGCGATCGCTGCCGGGCGCTGACGGCCAAGGACCGCTCGTCGATCTACGGCGGCTTCCATCTCTACACGTTCGTCGCCTGA